Proteins encoded together in one Campylobacter concisus window:
- a CDS encoding primosomal protein N' codes for MRYYEVVFSGVNLAALTYKSELDIAPFRAITAKLRGKSLTGFILREVDEPSFKTSFIDEILPIKLNDIQATLAKFIAYYYTCELGVAINLFEPQSLIDDEIYSGATDFKAPNLSPKQLEALNFINAKKSSLIFGDTGSGKSEIYIAKIREILNAGGQALFLMPEISLTPQMQKRLESFFGEAVAVWHSKITPKKKEQILKDIKSGKARLVAGARSALFLPLEKLKLIIIDEEHDDSYKNTGSKPHYNARDLALFLTSKFDLQVVLGSATPSLTSFYKQECFRLKGTYFASQKSYIFDESETGISEVLKEQIAKTLENKKQAVICLPTRANFKYLVCKNCGETVKCPFCSIGMSYYKKQNLLKCQYCEHKMAVPKTCHQCGSEMIEAKKIGTSELLERLQAEFANARIAKFDRDEITTQNKLVKALKEFNDGKIDILLGTQMLSKGHDYHNVELAVIMGFDELLNFPDFRARERTLALAMQVAGRAGRNGAGRVIIQSKQREFFESYISDYDAFLKEEISYREGLYPPFTRLLRVVVSHKDESTAKGAMNEFVQRLEPLKSDELEIVGYGKCQAEYLVGKFRYEILLRSNSHTMLLKAANLCKSELSDIDIDPVNFS; via the coding sequence ATGAGATACTACGAGGTTGTATTTAGCGGGGTAAATTTAGCTGCACTCACATATAAAAGCGAGCTAGATATTGCGCCATTTCGCGCCATTACTGCAAAGCTTAGGGGTAAAAGTCTAACTGGCTTTATCCTGCGTGAAGTGGATGAGCCAAGCTTTAAAACAAGCTTTATTGATGAAATTTTACCTATTAAGCTAAACGACATCCAAGCAACTTTGGCTAAATTTATCGCCTACTACTACACATGCGAGCTTGGCGTTGCTATAAATTTATTTGAGCCACAAAGCCTTATAGATGATGAAATTTATAGTGGCGCAACCGACTTTAAAGCGCCAAATTTAAGCCCAAAGCAGCTTGAAGCGCTAAATTTTATAAACGCAAAAAAAAGCTCGCTCATCTTTGGTGACACGGGAAGTGGCAAAAGTGAAATTTACATAGCTAAAATAAGAGAAATTTTAAACGCAGGCGGCCAAGCGCTATTTTTAATGCCTGAAATTTCACTAACACCGCAGATGCAAAAGCGCCTAGAGAGCTTCTTTGGCGAGGCTGTGGCTGTGTGGCACTCAAAGATCACGCCAAAGAAAAAAGAGCAAATTTTAAAAGACATCAAAAGCGGCAAGGCTAGGCTTGTTGCAGGTGCAAGATCTGCCCTATTTTTGCCACTTGAGAAGCTAAAACTAATCATCATCGACGAAGAGCATGACGATAGCTACAAAAACACTGGCTCAAAGCCCCACTACAACGCAAGAGACCTAGCCCTCTTTTTAACTAGCAAATTTGACCTGCAAGTAGTTCTGGGTAGTGCCACGCCAAGCCTCACTAGCTTTTACAAGCAAGAATGTTTTCGCCTAAAAGGGACATACTTTGCGTCGCAAAAGAGCTATATATTTGACGAGAGCGAGACTGGCATAAGCGAAGTTTTAAAAGAGCAGATCGCAAAGACGCTTGAAAACAAAAAACAAGCCGTCATCTGCCTGCCAACAAGGGCAAATTTCAAATATCTTGTCTGCAAAAACTGCGGAGAGACGGTGAAGTGTCCATTTTGTAGCATCGGCATGAGCTACTATAAAAAGCAAAACTTGCTAAAGTGCCAATACTGCGAGCACAAAATGGCCGTGCCAAAGACCTGCCACCAGTGCGGCAGCGAGATGATAGAGGCTAAAAAGATCGGCACGAGCGAGCTTTTAGAGAGGCTGCAAGCTGAGTTTGCAAACGCTAGGATCGCTAAATTTGATAGAGACGAGATCACGACGCAAAATAAGCTCGTAAAGGCCTTGAAGGAATTTAACGATGGCAAGATAGATATCCTGCTTGGTACGCAGATGCTAAGTAAGGGGCATGACTATCACAACGTCGAGCTTGCCGTCATCATGGGCTTTGACGAGCTTTTAAATTTTCCTGATTTTAGAGCTAGAGAGCGGACACTTGCCCTTGCCATGCAAGTAGCTGGCAGAGCCGGCAGAAACGGAGCTGGCAGGGTCATCATCCAAAGCAAACAAAGGGAGTTTTTTGAAAGTTATATCAGCGACTACGACGCGTTTTTAAAGGAGGAGATCAGCTACCGAGAGGGGCTGTATCCGCCATTTACTAGGCTGCTTCGCGTGGTCGTTTCGCACAAAGATGAGAGCACGGCAAAGGGCGCAATGAACGAATTTGTGCAAAGGCTAGAGCCACTAAAAAGCGATGAGCTAGAGATCGTTGGATACGGCAAGTGCCAAGCCGAGTATCTTGTGGGTAAATTTAGATATGAAATTTTACTTCGCTCAAACTCACACACCATGCTTTTAAAGGCGGCAAACCTCTGCAAAAGCGAACTTAGCGATATCGATATAGATCCAGTGAATTTTAGCTAG
- a CDS encoding type II secretion system protein: protein MKKRAFTLIEIIFVIVILGVLSAIAIPKLFFTRSDAIVANAKTQIAAIKSGISLKYNDSVLKGTPAYPETLDDGNKLFNKVISVNIADSGTKNGWHKTGATTYTFKLDGQTANFTYKNATGEFDCTSSDGLCSALE from the coding sequence ATGAAAAAAAGAGCTTTTACCCTAATAGAAATTATATTTGTCATCGTCATACTTGGCGTCTTAAGCGCTATTGCTATACCAAAGCTTTTCTTTACTAGAAGCGACGCCATAGTTGCAAACGCAAAAACGCAAATCGCTGCCATAAAAAGCGGCATCTCACTAAAATACAACGATAGCGTCCTAAAAGGCACTCCAGCATATCCAGAGACGCTTGATGATGGAAATAAACTTTTCAACAAAGTAATAAGCGTAAATATCGCAGACAGCGGCACAAAAAACGGCTGGCACAAAACTGGAGCGACAACTTATACCTTCAAACTAGACGGACAAACAGCAAATTTCACTTACAAAAACGCAACTGGTGAATTTGACTGCACGAGCAGCGACGGACTTTGCAGCGCCCTTGAGTGA